A window of the Limanda limanda chromosome 8, fLimLim1.1, whole genome shotgun sequence genome harbors these coding sequences:
- the tango6 gene encoding transport and Golgi organization protein 6 homolog: MTSGFLAAIRILTKPLDEASVRDAQSSHQEALLAVLQNNRSLLLQQLQSESSLEEVKKLREEVMSSAGWFSTDPGDATWGFVQECLLLLLTLARHISNELKVFKLRSSSVARNPTPEFAPPLPPDVLSVTQQKTLRAALQFVVSLGLCPYLASGVGVPLSCRSAFGAMVEKLVRGGAVSAGGRRLLTTTNVLLQLAELSSLATLVFTQHLGDVMAALCQLGYQPPRGQRGGTEEEEKELSAEERGTCRAALKSILGKVYQPIVIKQLLILQGGARQSGAGSRAALGSAPAWLRRLCGQLLSERLVQPNGVQAVVRAVLEGGTGGESDWRKCDGVARILVACPQQSTSADSYYRQVCPQILQLLHFKDKLAAQQFQLVATRAALSMVQEKPSFAHQYLLTPLLQPLHRCTTASNESRDPAAVEEWELTRCVEDVYKIWVVGNSPSASLLKALEEVLPVVFTLYCFTKQNVSHLRAPCQDIVLWYLSHTEACEALSALRQLSGLKGQETEASDFIFTPGSEGGARFDSRENCSDEDDALYEKLSGEQWRLECLMHLLAELKDSDLPGDFFLELLQELTSWTAAADEVRTDEEELDVSSMTLLQVEQEVLGRAARQSLRLALLQVLAMMVESLQHSTLLRKPNQVVDFIVTLVQRACVGLDQVSESSPENPIESQTLSMGIGLVATLLSGPELGADDYSSMSRLLSPLETLSQNHSDVVVQQLASNLRAVIATHGAIRPEGLTAAAAQASRKPEATVKSNNVSSRRKKKIQTEGSESGTRPRSSPRDRNPPISPLITPPVTPGGSAAGRTPRAGRTSVPCSSTKPLSDWLLEACDPEVPTKAFALRNLTQMVQSGNPEVVQAQEKVLVLFLENLEHEDSFIYLSAIQGLAALADSFPERILERLLEDFQRGPSLPMSDRERSLETRLKVGEVLMRASRAMGELAPHLGRPLVGVFLQGTRDQDQSVRASCLSNLGELCQKLDYALGPLAQELSLCLTALIKTEKEAEVRRAAVHVIALLLRGLSHKTTQVLSDVLLDLYRALKWVLRSDPDEVTVLHAQLALEELDDVMRSFIFPEQKLEKKIVVLP, from the exons ATGACTTCCGGGTTCCTCGCTGCGATCAGGATCCTCACGAAGCCTCTGGACG aggcGTCTGTGCGTGATGCTCAGTCCTCCCACCAGGAGGCGCTGCTGGCAGTGCTGCAGAACAACAGATcccttctcctgcagcagctgcagagtgaGAGCAGcttggaggaggtgaagaagctgCGTGAGGAGGTGATGTCCTCGGCCGGGTGGTTCTCCACAGATCCAGGAGACGCCACCTGGGGCTTCGTGCAGgagtgtctcctcctgctcctcacgcTGGCACGACACATCTCCAATGAACTCAAAGTCTTCAAGCTGAGAAGTTCCTCCGTGGCCAGGAACCCGACCCCTGAGTTTGCTCCGCCTCTTCCTCCGGATGTTCTCAGCGTCACGCAGCAGAAGACGCTCCGAGCAGCTCTGCAGTTCGTGGTGTCTCTCGGGCTCTGTCCCTACCTGGCGTCCGGCGTGGGCGTTCCCCTCAGCTGCCGCTCGGCGTTCGGAGCCATGGTGGAGAAACTGGTCCGTGGTGGGGCGGTGTCAGCGGGGGGGCGGCGCCTTCTCACCACCACCAACGTCCTGCTGCAGTTGGCGGAGCTTTCATCTCTGGCCACGCTGGTGTTCACCCAGCATCTGGGGGACGTGATGGCGGCGCTGTGCCAGCTCGGCTACCAGCCCCCccgggggcagagggggggcaccgaggaggaggagaag GAGCTCAGTGCTGAGGAACGTGGAACCTGCAGAGCGGCTCTGAAAAGCATTCTGGGAAAAGTCTACCAGCCGATCGTCATCAAGCAGCTGCTGATCCTGCAGGGTGGAGCCAGGCAG TCGGGTgcaggcagcagagcagctctGGGATCAGCTCCGGCCTGGCTGAGGCGTCTGTGTGGTCAGCTGCTGTCCGAGCGCCTGGTGCAGCCCAACGGGGTCCAGGCTGTGGTCAGAGCCGTCCTGGAGGGAGGGACCG GGGGCGAGTCAGACTGGAGGAAGTGTGACGGTGTGGCCAGGATCTTAGTGGCCTGCCCTCAACAATCCACCTCAGCAGATAGTTACTACAGACAAGTCTGTCCTCAg atcctccagctccttcacttCAAAGACAAGCTGGCGGCACAACAGTTTCAGCTTGTGGCCACCAGGGCGGCGCTCTCCATGGTGCAGGAGAAGCCCAGCTTTGCACATCAGTACCTGCTCACccctctgctgcagcctcttCACCGCTGCACCACTGCTTCCA atgagAGTCGTGAccctgctgctgtggaggagTGGGAGCTGACACGTTGTGTAGAAGATGTGTACAAG ATCTGGGTTGTTGGAAACAGTCCGTCAGCGTCTCTCCTCAAAGCTCTAGAGGAAGTTCTGCCCGTTGTCTTCACTCTTTACTGCTTCACCAAGCAGAACGTCTCACACCTGCG cgccccctgccaGGACATCGTGTTGTGGTACCTGAGCCACACGGAGGCGTGTGAAGCCCTGTCCGCTCTGAGGCAGCTCTCAGGTCTGAAGggacaggaaacagaagcaAGCGACTTCATCTTCACGCcaggaagtgagggaggagcCAGGTTCGACTCCAGAGAGAACTGCAG TGATGAGGACGACGCTCTGTATGAGAAGCTGTCGGGGGAGCAGTGGAGGCTGGAGTGTCTCATGCATCTGTTGGCTGAACTCAAAGACAGTGATCTACCTGGAGACTtcttcctggagctgctgcag gagctgaccAGTTGGACGGCTGCTGCTGACGAGGTGAGGACAGACGAAGAGGAGCTGGACGTGTCCTCCATGACGCTCCtgcaggtggagcaggaggtgcTGGGTCGAGCTGCCAGACAAAGCCTGAGACTCGCTTTACTTCAGGTGCTGGCAATGATGGTTGAGTCTCTGCAGCATAGTACGCTGCTGAGAAAACCCAACCAG GTGGTGGACTTCATCGTGACCCTGGTCCAAAGGGCCTGTGTGGGTCTGGATCAGGTCTCTGAGTCGAGTCCTGAGAACCCGATCGAGAGTCAGACTCTGAGCATGGGGATCGGTCTGGTGGCCACTCTGCTCTCCGGACCTGAG CTTGGTGCAGACGACTACTCTTCCATGTCCAGGCTGCTCTCACCTCTGGAGACACTGTCCCAGAATCACTCGGACGTGGTCGTCCAGCAGCTGGCGTCCAACCTCAGAGCCGTCATCGCCACTCACGGAGCCATCAGGCCTGAAGGTCTCACTGCTGCGGCTGCCCAGGCCTCCAGGAAACCAGAAGCAACAGTCAAGAGCAACAACGTGTCTTctaggagaaagaagaagattCAAACTGAAGGAAGTGAGTCAGGTACGAGACCACGTTCGTCTCCCCGGGACAGAAATCCACCGATCAGCCCCCTCATCACACCCCCAGTGACCCCTGGTGGCTCTGCAGCTGGAAGAACTCCACGAGCCGGACGCACCAGTGTCCCATGCTCCTCCACCAAGCccctctctgattggctgctggagGCGTGTGACCCGGAGGTGCCAACAAAAGCCTTCGCCCTGAGGAACCTGACCCAGATGGTGCAAAGTGGGAACCCAGAGGTCGTCCAGGCCCAGGAGAAGGTGCTCGTG ctctTTTTAGAAAACCTGGAGCACGAGGACTCGTTCATTTACCTTTCAGCCATTCAAG GTCTGGCTGCGTTGGCGGACTCGTTTCCTGAGAGGATCCTGGAACGGCTCCTGGAGGACTTCCAGCGTGGCCCCTCCCTGCCCATGTCCGACCGGGAGCGCTCCCTGGAGACACGCCTCAAAGTGGGAGAGGTCCTGATGAGGGCGAGCAGAGCCATGG GGGAGCTGGCGCCGCACCTGGGCCGTCCTCTGGTGGGCGTCTTCCTGCAGGGAACCAGGGATCAGGACCAGAGCGTCCGGGCCAGCTGTCTGTCCAACCTCGGGGAACTCTGCCAGAAACTGGACTACGCTCTGGGGCCACTGGCTCAGGAG CTGAGCTTGTGTCTGACAGCTCTGATAAAGACGGAGAAGGAGGCGGAGGTGAGGAGAGCTGCTGTTCACGTTATAGCTCTGCTGCTCCGAGGCCTGAGCCACAAAACCACCCAG gttctCAGTGACGTTCTGTTGGATCTGTACCGGGCTCTGAAGTGGGTTCTGCGCTCGGACCCGGATGAGGTCACGGTGCTGCACGCTCAGCTGgcgctggaggagctggatgaCGTGATGAGGAGCTTCATCTTCCCCGAGcagaagctggagaagaagaTTGTCGTCTTACCGTAG
- the has3 gene encoding hyaluronan synthase 3: MPSRCRNTLNIVVTTLFAAVVLFTILLAYVTGYQFIHTEQHHLSFGLYGAFLSLHLFLQSLFAFLEHRRMRSPARPQHLRRSVALCIAAFQEDPDYLRKCLRSVRRISFPGLKVVLVVDGNRPEDRYMMDIFQEVMGGADQAGSLVWKGNYHSDGSGGGGVSSGGGRSTVHMEEAARVARLVRGCRYSCVMQEWGGKREVMYTAFKALGDSVDYMQVCDSDTVLDPACTIEMLKILEEDAMVGGVGGDVQILNKYDSWISFLSSVRYWMAFNIERACQSYFGCVQCISGPLGMYRNSLLQRFLEPWYHQTFLGSKCSFGDDRHLTNRVLSFGYKTKFTARSQCQTETPTQYLRWLNQQTRWSKSYFREWLYNALWFHKHSLWMTYESVVTGFFPFFLVATVIHLFYRGRLWNILLFLLTVQLVGMVKATYACFLRGSLVMIFMSLYSLVYMSSLLPAKIFALLTINKAGWGTSGRRKIVVNLIGAVPVTVWALVLLGGVAYTVYCETQEPFSETEKALLITGTILYACYWVVLLVLYLAIVAKRCNKREEQYHLAYAEA, from the exons atGCCCTCCCGCTGCAGGAACACGCTGAACATCGTGGTGACCACCCTGTTCGCTGCGGTGGTCCTCTTCACCATCCTGCTGGCCTACGTCACAG GATACCAGTTCATCCACACCGAGCAGCACCACCTTTCCTTCGGCCTGTACGGcgccttcctctccctccacctcttcctccagaGCCTCTTCGCCTTCCTGGAGCACCGGAGGATGAGGAGCCCGGCCCGGCCTCAGCACCTGCGGCGCTCGGTGGCGCTCTGCATCGCCGCCTTCCAGGAGGACCCGGACTACCTGAGGAAGTGCCTGCGCAGCGTCCGGAGGATCTCCTTCCCCGGCCTgaaggtggtgctggtggtggacGGGAACCGGCCCGAGGACAGATACATGATGGACATTTTCCAGGAGGTGATGGGGGGGGCGGACCAGGCGGGCAGCTTGGTGTGGAAGGGCAACTACCACAGCGatggcagcggaggaggaggagtcagcagcGGCGGGGGGAGGAGCACGGtgcacatggaggaggcggctcGGGTCGCTCGGCTGGTCAGAGGCTGCAGGTACTCCTGCGTCATgcaggagtggggggggaaacGAGAGGTCATGTACACGGCCTTCAAAGCGCTGGGAGACAGTGTGGACTACATGCAg gTGTGTGACTCGGACACAGTCTTGGATCCAGCATGTACCATCGAGATGCTGAAGATCCTGGAGGAAGATGCGATGGTGGGAGGAGTCGGTGGAGACGTGCAG atCCTCAACAAGTACGACTCGTGGATCTCCTTCCTCAGCAGCGTGCGCTACTGGATGGCGTTCAACATCGAGCGCGCCTGCCAGTCCTACTTCGGGTGCGTCCAGTGCATCAGCGGCCCCCTGGGGATGTACAGGAACTCTCTGCTCCAGCGCTTCCTGGAGCCCTGGTACCACCAGACCTTCCTCGGCTCCAAGTGCAGCTTCGGCGACGACCGCCACCTCACCAACCGGGTGCTGAGCTTCGGCTACAAGACCAAGTTCACGGCGCGCTCGCAGTGCCAGACGGAGACGCCCACTCAGTACCTGCGCTGGCTCAACCAGCAGACCCGATGGAGCAAGTCCTACTTCCGCGAGTGGCTCTACAACGCCCTGTGGTTCCACAAGCACAGCCTCTGGATGACCTACGAGTCCGTGGTCACCGGCTTCTTCCCCTTCTTCCTGGTCGCCACCGTCATCCACCTCTTCTACCGCGGGCGGCTCTGGAACATCCTGCTCTTCCTGCTGACGGTGCAGCTGGTTGGGATGGTGAAGGCCACCTACGCCTGCTTCCTGCGCGGCAGCCTGGTCATGATCTTCATGTCGCTCTACTCTCTGGTCTACATGTCCAGCTTGCTCCCTGCCAAAATATTCGCCCTGCTCACCATCAACAAGGCGGGCTGGGGCACCTCGGGCCGCCGGAAGATCGTGGTCAACCTGATCGGCGCCGTGCCCGTCACCGTGTGGGCGCTGGTGCTGCTCGGGGGGGTGGCGTACACCGTCTACTGCGAAACCCAGGAGCCGTtcagtgagacggagaaagccTTGTTGATCACAGGGACGATACTCTACGCCTGCTACTGGGTGGTTCTGCTGGTGCTCTACCTCGCCATCGTGGCCAAGCGCTGCAACAAGAGGGAGGAGCAGTATCACCTCGCGTACGCCGAGGCGTAA